In Rutidosis leptorrhynchoides isolate AG116_Rl617_1_P2 chromosome 2, CSIRO_AGI_Rlap_v1, whole genome shotgun sequence, one genomic interval encodes:
- the LOC139891879 gene encoding amino acid transporter AVT6A-like, protein MTIVNGKAVKGKRSRKNKRELVDEKSPLLPTKKGEEASFDEFNGASFTGAVFNLSTTIVGAGIMALPATMKVLGLIPGICLIVFMAFLTNASIDLLLRFSRAGKSVSYGGVMDDAFGSIGRILLQVCVMVNNIGVLVVYMIIIGDVLSGTTSDGVHHTGVLQGWFGVHWWNGRFFVLLVSTLGVFAPLASLKRIDSLSYTSALSVALAVVFLVITAGITIFKLATGSITMPKLFPDIVDLTSAFNLFTVVPVLVTAYICHYNVHTIDNELEDSTQIKAVVRTSLILCSSVYVMTSIFGFLLFGNETLDDVLANFDTNLGIPYSSFLNDAVRVSYAAHLMLVFPIVFFPLRLNLDGLLFPSKGPLVSDNLRFASVTVGLIGVIFLGANFIPSIWDAFQFTGATAAVCIGFIFPSAITLGDRYGIASKKDKMLCVFMVVLAVFSNVVAVYSDALALFKKNGSSE, encoded by the exons ATGACAATTGTGAATGGCAAGGCGGTAAAAGGAAAACGATCAAGAAAGAATAAAAGAGAACTTGTTGATGAAAAATCACCATTGTTGCCCACCAAAAAAGGTGAAGAAGCAAGTTTCGATGAATTTAATGGGGCTTCGTTTACTGGGGCAGTGTTTAATTTATCAACAACAATTGTTGGTGCTGGGATTATGGCTTTACCTGCAACTATGAAAGTGTTAGGACTTATACCTGGGATTTGTTTAATTGTATTTATGGCATTTTTAACAAATGCTTCGATCGATTTGTTACTGAGATTTAGTAGGGCCGGGAAATCGGTTTCTTATGGTGGTGTTATGGATGATGCTTTTGGAAGTATCGGTAGAATATTGTTGCAAGTTTGTGTTATGGTTAATAACATAGGTGTACTTGTTGTCTACATGATTATTATTG gtgACGTGCTTTCCGGAACGACCTCAGACGGGGTTCATCATACGGGTGTATTACAAGGTTGGTTCGGTGTACATTGGTGGAACGGGCGTTTTTTTGTGCTACTTGTTTCTACCCTTGGTGTGTTTGCACCGTTGGCAAGTTTAAAGCGCATTG ATTCATTGAGCTACACATCGGCTTTATCGGTAGCACTTGCAGTCGTTTTTCTTGTGATTACTGCAGGAATTACAATCTTTAAATTAGCAACCGGAAGTATTACGATGCCTAAATTGTTTCCTGATATTGTGGATCTGACATCAGCTTTTAATCTCTTTACGGTTGTCCCTGTTCTTGTGACTGCTTACATTTGTCACTACAATG TTCACACAATCGATAATGAACTTGAAGACAGTACGCAGATAAAAGCAGTTGTGAGAACATCACTTATTCTCTGCTCATCCGTATACGTAATGACCAGTATCTTTGGGTTTTTACTGTTCGGTAATGAGACACTTGATGATGTGCTTGCAAACTTTGACACTAATCTTGGGATCCCGTATAGCTCGTTTCTTAATGACGCTGTTCGTGTTAGTTATGCAGCCCATCTGATGCTTGTTTTTCCTATTGTTTTCTTCCCATTAAGACTCAATTTGGACGGATTACTTTTTCCTAGTAAAGGTCCTTTAGTATCCGACAATTTAAGGTTTGCATCGGTAACGGTTGGTCTCATTGGCGTCATCTTTTTGGGTGCGAATTTTATTCCGAGCATTTGGGACGCTTTTCAGTTTACTGGTGCGACTGCTGCCGTTTGTATCGGTTTCATTTTTCCGTCTGCCATCACTCTTGG GGATCGTTATGGAATAGCAAGTAAGAAGGACAAGATGTTGTGTGTATTCATGGTCGTTCTTGCAGTTTTCTCCAACGTGGTGGCTGTTTATAGTGACGCGTTGGCTTTGTTCAAGAAGAACGGATCAAGCGAATGA
- the LOC139891880 gene encoding calcium/calmodulin-regulated receptor-like kinase 2: MVRKGSLVIIGVCVGVAVGILLASLVFFGIRWYRKCAQLRKCANDHDLNISTLPIRENGVDASSILSESFPNSVTVKVSTYPAKTSPLSKWNKNGKDQLSSASGLPRYSYKDIQKATKSFTTILGQGSFGPVYKAIMPAGEVVAVKALASDSKQGEKEFQTEVSLLGRLHHRNLVNLVGYCVDKGQRMLIYEYMSNGSLASFLYNEEKHALNWQERLQIALDISHGIEYLHDGAVPPVIHRDLKSANILLDHLMRAKVADFGLSKEEVYDGRNSGLKGTYGYIDPMYISTNKFTMKSDIYSFGVILFELITAIHPQQNLMEYVNLAAMSSDGVDEILDKELAGECDPEDVRGLARIAHRCLHKTPRKRPSIAEVSQAIMKLKQRRLVREESTMSFAGEEFSGVIGCIELQQNQLRKMTSIAES; encoded by the exons ATGGTTCGCAAAGGTAGTTTAGTGATCATTGGAGTGTGTGTTGGTGTGGCTGTTGGCATTCTTTTAGCATCACTTGTATTTTTCGGTATACGATGGTATAGAAAGTGTGCTCAGCTTCGAAAGTGTGCAAATGATCATGACCTAAATATATCGACTCTTCCTATACGCGAAAACGGTGTTGATGCAAGTAGCATATTGAGTGAATCCTTCCCTAATTCTGTAACCGTTAAAGTATCAACTTATCCCGCAAAAACTTCGCCACTCTCTAAATGGAACAAAAACGGAAAAGACCAGTTATCTTCTGCATCTGGACTACCAAGATATTCTTACAA GGACATACAAAAAGCAACAAAAAGCTTTACAACAATATTGGGACAAGGGTCTTTTGGTCCAGTATATAAAGCTATAATGCCTGCTGGTGAAGTTGTTGCAGTGAAGGCTCTTGCTTCTGATTCCAAACAAGGGGAAAAAGAATTCCAAACCGAG GTATCTCTTTTGGGAAGGTTGCACCATAGAAATTTGGTGAATCTTGTTGGGTATTGCGTAGATAAAGGACAGCGGATGTTGATATATGAATATATGAGCAATGGAAGCTTGGCGAGTTTTCTATATA ATGAAGAAAAGCACGCGTTAAATTGGCAAGAAAGACTTCAAATTGCGCTCGATATTTCACATGGAATAGAGTATCTTCATGATGGG GCAGTGCCACCTGTCATACATCGAGACTTGAAGTCTGCAAATATATTGCTTGATCACTTGATGAGAGCCAAG GTTGCTGACTTTGGTCTATCAAAAGAAGAGGTGTACGATGGTCGAAACTCAGGCCTCAAAGGTACATACGGGTACATCGATCCCATGTATATATCCACAAACAAGTTCACAATGAAGAGTGACATCTACAGTTTTGGGGTCATCCTATTTGAACTTATTACAGCCATTCACCCACAACAAAATCTCATGGAATATGTCAATCTA GCAGCAATGAGTTCAGATGGGGTCGATGAAATTCTGGACAAGGAGCTTGCGGGTGAGTGTGATCCAGAAGACGTAAGAGGTTTAGCGCGAATAGCACACAGATGCTTGCATAAAACACCGAGAAAGCGGCCTTCGATTGCGGAGGTTTCACAGGCTATTATGAAGCTGAAACAGAGACGGTTAGTTAGGGAAGAGAGTACAATGTCGTTTGCAGGTGAAGAGTTCTCGGGTGTAATCGGGTGCATTGAGCTCCAGCAAAATCAATTGAGGAAAATGACCAGTATAGCTGAATCTTGA